One window of Xanthobacter dioxanivorans genomic DNA carries:
- the trbL gene encoding P-type conjugative transfer protein TrbL, with protein sequence MVVTRPSRALEISFIIIALVLLASAPALAQQGSVLTTLENQVSTAAKGWETTVMNAARSLFWILAGIEVGIAAVWLALQAASLDAWFAELVRRIMFIGLFAFILDRGPSFAKAVVDSLFQIGANGGSASPANIFDAGIRVASKMSEQAKFGLFEDNALAIAAVFAMVIVVIAFSLVAAIFIAVMVEMYVGLLAGMIMLGLGGSSFTKDFAVRYLVYAFSVGMKLMALVMIARIGSEVLLGLAEAPTATSDQFITTLAIAGISVVVFIIAMYVPPIVQGVVQGASISGGMEAIRHGGQAATFAAGGAFLGASAAMSGASAARSARAGGSSMAGAALRGMAAGIGNAGWAAGSAAKEKAIASPGAYAGSLLGLANAKLDQSRQKSPPPPPPPPPPPPIQDK encoded by the coding sequence ATGGTAGTCACCCGTCCGTCCCGTGCGCTCGAGATCAGCTTCATCATCATTGCCCTCGTCCTGCTCGCCAGCGCGCCGGCGCTCGCCCAGCAGGGCAGCGTGCTGACCACGCTCGAGAACCAGGTCTCGACGGCCGCCAAGGGCTGGGAGACGACGGTGATGAACGCCGCCCGCTCCCTGTTCTGGATTCTCGCGGGCATCGAGGTCGGCATCGCCGCGGTGTGGCTCGCCCTGCAGGCAGCCTCACTCGATGCGTGGTTCGCCGAGCTCGTGCGCAGGATCATGTTCATCGGCCTGTTCGCCTTCATCCTCGACAGGGGACCGAGCTTCGCCAAGGCGGTCGTCGACAGCCTGTTTCAGATCGGCGCCAATGGCGGCTCGGCCTCGCCGGCGAACATCTTCGACGCCGGCATCCGTGTGGCCTCGAAGATGTCGGAGCAGGCGAAGTTCGGCCTCTTTGAAGACAATGCACTCGCCATTGCCGCTGTCTTCGCCATGGTCATCGTCGTCATCGCCTTCAGCCTTGTCGCGGCGATCTTCATTGCGGTGATGGTCGAGATGTATGTCGGCTTGCTCGCCGGCATGATCATGCTCGGCCTCGGAGGTTCGTCCTTCACCAAGGACTTCGCCGTCCGCTACCTCGTCTATGCCTTCTCGGTCGGCATGAAGCTGATGGCGCTGGTCATGATCGCGCGCATCGGCTCGGAAGTGCTGCTCGGGCTCGCCGAAGCGCCGACGGCCACGTCCGATCAATTCATCACGACGCTCGCCATCGCCGGCATCTCCGTGGTCGTGTTCATCATCGCCATGTATGTGCCGCCGATCGTCCAGGGCGTCGTGCAGGGCGCCTCAATCTCCGGCGGCATGGAAGCGATCCGCCATGGCGGCCAGGCCGCGACCTTCGCAGCTGGCGGCGCCTTCCTCGGGGCGAGCGCCGCAATGTCCGGCGCGTCCGCGGCGAGGAGCGCCCGAGCTGGTGGCTCCTCGATGGCGGGAGCGGCGTTGCGCGGCATGGCGGCCGGCATCGGCAATGCCGGATGGGCGGCCGGATCGGCGGCCAAGGAGAAGGCGATCGCTTCGCCGGGCGCCTATGCCGGATCCTTGCTCGGCTTGGCCAACGCCAAGCTCGATCAGTCGCGGCAGAAATCGCCGCCACCGCCACCGCCACCGCCACCGCCACCGCCGATTCAGGACAAGTGA
- a CDS encoding conjugal transfer protein TrbE, with protein MVALRSFRHSGPSFSDLVPYAALVANGVILLKDGSLMAGWYFAGPDSESSTDAERNEVSRQINAILSRLGTGWMIQVEAVRVATSDYPAREECHFPDAVTRAIDDERRARFQEGRGHFESRHALILTWRPPERRRSGLARYVYSDSESRAARYADTVLDSFLTSIREVEQYLGNVLSIRRMVTRSVEERGGFQSARYDELFQFIRFCITGENHPIRLPEIPMYLDWLATAEFSHGLTPMVDSHYLAIVGIDGLPAESWPGILNSLDLMPLTYRWSSRFIFLDDQEARARLERTRRKWQQKVRPFFDQLFQTQSRSVDQDALAMVAETEDAIAQASSQLVAYGYYTPVIVLFDDSEARLREKAEAVRRLVQAEGFGARIETINATEAFLGSLPGNWYANIREPLINTRNLADLIPLNSVWSGAPTAPCPYYPPGSPPLMLVASGSTPFRLNLHVDDVGHTLIFGPTGSGKSTLLALIAAQFRRYAQAQIFAFDKGRSMLPVTLAAGGDHYEIGENDGEGSPTLAFCPLSELGTDGDRAWASEWLETLVALQGVTITPDHRNAISRQIALMASANGRSLSDFVSGVQMREIKEALHHYTVDGPMGQLLDAESDGLALRSFQTFEIEQLMNMGERSLVPVLLYLFRRIEKRLTGAPSLIVLDEAWLMLGHQTFRDKIREWLKVLRKANCAVILATQSISDAERSGIIDVLKESCPTKICLPNGAAREPGTREFYERIGFNERQIEIVATALPKREYYVASPEGRRLFDMALGPVALSFAGASGKEDLKQIAALKAAHGDGWPAHWLQQRGIGDAEALLHQS; from the coding sequence ATGGTGGCATTGCGCTCCTTCCGCCATTCGGGCCCGTCCTTCTCCGATCTGGTGCCGTATGCCGCGCTCGTGGCGAACGGCGTCATCCTGCTCAAGGATGGGTCGCTCATGGCAGGCTGGTATTTTGCCGGGCCTGACTCCGAGAGCTCGACGGATGCAGAGCGCAACGAGGTGTCCCGGCAGATCAACGCGATCCTGTCGCGGCTCGGCACCGGCTGGATGATCCAGGTCGAGGCGGTGCGGGTTGCCACGTCGGACTATCCGGCGCGCGAGGAGTGCCATTTTCCCGATGCGGTCACCCGCGCGATCGACGACGAGCGGCGCGCGCGTTTTCAGGAGGGCAGGGGTCATTTCGAGAGCCGCCACGCGCTCATCCTGACCTGGCGACCGCCCGAGCGCCGGCGTTCCGGACTTGCCCGCTATGTATATTCCGACAGCGAAAGCCGTGCCGCGCGCTATGCCGACACCGTCCTCGACAGCTTCCTGACCTCGATCCGCGAGGTCGAGCAATATCTCGGAAATGTGCTGTCGATCCGCCGCATGGTGACGCGCTCGGTCGAGGAGCGAGGCGGCTTCCAGTCCGCGCGCTATGACGAGCTGTTCCAGTTCATCCGCTTCTGCATCACCGGCGAGAACCACCCCATCCGGCTTCCCGAGATCCCGATGTATCTCGACTGGCTGGCGACGGCCGAGTTCAGCCACGGCCTCACGCCGATGGTCGACAGCCACTACCTCGCGATTGTCGGCATTGACGGACTGCCCGCGGAGAGCTGGCCCGGCATTCTCAATTCGCTCGACCTGATGCCGCTCACCTATCGCTGGTCGTCGCGCTTCATCTTCCTCGATGACCAGGAGGCCCGCGCGCGGCTCGAGCGGACCCGCAGGAAGTGGCAACAGAAGGTCAGGCCGTTCTTCGACCAGCTCTTCCAGACGCAGTCGCGCTCCGTCGACCAGGACGCCTTGGCGATGGTCGCGGAAACCGAAGATGCGATCGCACAGGCTTCGTCGCAGCTCGTCGCCTATGGCTACTACACGCCGGTGATCGTGCTGTTCGACGACAGCGAGGCCCGGCTGCGCGAGAAGGCGGAAGCCGTCCGCCGGCTCGTCCAGGCCGAGGGCTTCGGCGCCCGGATCGAAACCATCAACGCGACGGAGGCATTTCTCGGCAGCCTGCCGGGCAACTGGTACGCGAACATTCGCGAGCCGCTGATCAACACCCGCAACCTCGCCGACCTGATCCCGCTCAATTCCGTGTGGTCGGGCGCGCCGACGGCGCCATGCCCCTACTATCCACCTGGCTCCCCGCCGCTCATGCTGGTGGCGAGCGGCTCGACGCCATTTCGCTTGAACCTCCACGTCGACGATGTCGGACATACCTTGATCTTCGGCCCGACGGGCTCGGGCAAGTCGACGCTGCTGGCACTGATCGCCGCGCAATTCCGTCGCTATGCCCAGGCGCAGATCTTCGCCTTCGACAAGGGCCGCTCCATGCTGCCGGTCACATTGGCCGCCGGCGGCGATCACTACGAGATCGGCGAGAACGACGGCGAGGGCTCCCCGACGCTCGCCTTCTGCCCGCTCTCCGAGCTCGGCACGGACGGCGACCGCGCCTGGGCGTCCGAATGGCTAGAGACGCTGGTTGCGCTGCAGGGCGTGACGATCACGCCCGATCATCGCAATGCCATCTCGCGCCAGATCGCCCTGATGGCGTCGGCGAATGGCCGCTCGCTCTCCGATTTCGTGTCAGGGGTGCAGATGAGGGAGATCAAGGAAGCGCTGCATCACTACACGGTCGACGGCCCGATGGGTCAGCTGCTGGATGCCGAAAGCGACGGGCTGGCGCTGCGCTCCTTTCAGACCTTCGAGATCGAGCAGCTGATGAACATGGGCGAGCGCAGCCTCGTGCCCGTCCTGCTTTATCTGTTCCGCCGGATCGAGAAGCGGCTGACTGGCGCGCCGAGCCTCATCGTGCTCGACGAGGCGTGGCTGATGCTCGGTCACCAGACCTTCAGGGACAAGATCCGCGAATGGCTGAAAGTGCTGCGCAAGGCCAACTGCGCGGTCATCCTGGCGACGCAATCAATCTCGGATGCCGAGCGCTCCGGTATCATCGACGTGCTGAAGGAATCCTGCCCGACCAAGATATGCCTGCCGAACGGCGCGGCGCGCGAGCCCGGCACGCGCGAATTCTACGAGCGCATCGGCTTCAACGAGCGCCAGATCGAGATCGTCGCGACCGCGCTCCCGAAACGGGAATACTACGTCGCTTCGCCCGAAGGCCGGCGCCTGTTCGACATGGCGCTCGGTCCGGTCGCGCTCTCCTTCGCCGGCGCCTCCGGCAAGGAAGACCTCAAGCAGATTGCCGCGCTGAAGGCCGCGCATGGCGACGGCTGGCCGGCGCACTGGCTCCAACAGAGAGGAATAGGCGATGCGGAAGCCCTTCTTCACCAAAGCTAG
- the trbI gene encoding IncP-type conjugal transfer protein TrbI, translating into MVQSLKLGGDAAEPRIRRINRLPIVIAIVLVVAFLAVIIYGLSSRGLYFSRNPSIEQAGGAPASTYADQLKRGVSDGIIGDPAEAPVFQPTPPERTEPAAAPKPAVVQPERQTEGEPEAVWRARLKREADEQYYRELQRQRMARMQANDTAYDSPLAINVDKVRSNARSDPGAAQPAGATGTATGAAADLYGAALRAGLTGQNLDPNAQRTKEDFFNADIKELGYLPNQVVPQRSLYELKRGSVIPATLVTGINSDLPGRITAQVSQNVYDSATGHRLLIPQGTKLFGRYDSKVSFGQSRVLVVWTDIIFPNGSTLQIGGMAGTDAEGYGGFNDKVNNHYLKTFGSAILLAVIGAGMDMAIPQNNNPFDNGNSAEDAARRNFAETFGRVAERTINRNLDVQPTLEIRPGYKFNVLVDQDIIFPGSIVDEYRKDL; encoded by the coding sequence ATGGTTCAATCCCTCAAGCTCGGCGGCGACGCCGCAGAACCGAGGATCCGGCGGATCAATCGCCTGCCGATCGTCATCGCGATCGTTCTGGTCGTCGCCTTTCTCGCCGTGATCATTTACGGGCTGAGCTCGCGCGGACTGTATTTCTCGCGCAACCCGTCGATCGAGCAGGCCGGCGGCGCTCCGGCGTCCACCTATGCCGACCAATTGAAGCGTGGCGTCTCGGACGGGATCATCGGCGATCCCGCGGAGGCGCCAGTGTTTCAGCCGACGCCGCCGGAGCGGACAGAGCCGGCGGCAGCGCCGAAGCCCGCTGTCGTGCAGCCTGAACGCCAGACCGAAGGCGAGCCTGAGGCCGTATGGCGCGCGCGCCTCAAGCGAGAGGCGGACGAGCAGTATTATCGCGAGCTCCAGCGACAGCGCATGGCGCGGATGCAGGCCAACGACACGGCCTATGACTCGCCGCTGGCCATCAATGTCGACAAGGTGCGCAGCAACGCGCGGAGCGATCCCGGCGCCGCGCAACCTGCCGGCGCCACCGGCACGGCAACCGGCGCTGCCGCTGACCTCTATGGCGCAGCGCTGCGCGCTGGCCTCACCGGCCAGAACCTCGACCCGAACGCCCAGCGCACCAAGGAGGACTTCTTCAACGCCGACATCAAGGAGCTCGGCTACCTTCCAAACCAGGTCGTACCGCAGCGCTCGCTCTACGAGCTCAAGCGCGGGTCAGTGATCCCGGCGACGCTCGTCACCGGCATCAACTCCGATCTTCCCGGACGCATCACGGCGCAGGTCAGCCAGAACGTCTACGACAGCGCGACCGGGCACCGCCTGCTCATCCCGCAGGGAACGAAGCTGTTCGGACGCTATGACAGCAAGGTCTCGTTCGGCCAGTCGCGCGTGCTCGTGGTGTGGACCGACATCATCTTCCCAAACGGATCGACATTGCAGATCGGCGGCATGGCCGGCACCGATGCCGAGGGCTATGGCGGCTTCAATGACAAGGTGAACAACCACTATCTGAAGACGTTCGGGTCCGCGATCCTGCTCGCCGTCATTGGCGCCGGTATGGACATGGCGATCCCGCAAAACAACAACCCGTTCGACAACGGGAACAGCGCCGAGGACGCCGCGCGGCGGAATTTTGCTGAAACCTTCGGTCGGGTTGCCGAGCGCACAATCAATCGCAATCTCGACGTCCAGCCGACCCTGGAGATTCGCCCAGGCTACAAGTTCAACGT
- the trbH gene encoding conjugal transfer protein TrbH, translating to MPPRHLVPRLLVVTLAAALLAGCQTFGTEGLVASSAPQEISGPAASAIAGDMVSRLAEHVRPGAGTILLKPDGSPFGGALEASLKTWGYAVVSDQKAEGEKLIPLAYVIGGYDGQVLARLSTGSLDLGRAYTATAAGATPTSPLSVMQRG from the coding sequence ATGCCCCCGCGACACCTCGTCCCCCGCCTCCTTGTCGTCACCCTGGCCGCCGCGCTGCTCGCCGGCTGCCAGACCTTCGGAACCGAAGGCCTCGTGGCCAGCTCCGCGCCGCAGGAGATTTCAGGTCCCGCCGCTAGCGCCATCGCCGGCGACATGGTCAGCCGCCTGGCCGAACATGTCAGACCCGGAGCCGGGACGATTCTGTTGAAACCGGACGGCTCCCCGTTTGGCGGTGCGCTGGAAGCCTCGCTGAAGACCTGGGGCTATGCCGTGGTCAGCGATCAGAAGGCCGAAGGCGAGAAGCTCATCCCGCTCGCCTATGTGATCGGCGGCTATGACGGCCAGGTGCTCGCGCGCCTCTCGACGGGCTCGCTCGATCTTGGCCGCGCCTACACCGCGACCGCGGCCGGCGCGACGCCAACGAGTCCGCTTTCGGTCATGCAGCGCGGGTGA
- a CDS encoding conjugal transfer protein TrbD has protein sequence MAEPGSTLDRSRIHRALSRPNLLLGADRELVLLTGLAAAILIFVVLTPYSALFGVAVWVVVVAALRMMAKADPMMRRVYARHVGYRPYYRPTSTPWRRF, from the coding sequence GTGGCTGAACCGGGATCGACCCTCGACCGTTCGCGCATCCATCGGGCGCTGTCGCGCCCGAACCTTCTCCTCGGCGCCGACCGCGAGCTCGTGCTGCTGACAGGCCTCGCCGCGGCGATCCTGATCTTCGTCGTGCTGACTCCTTATTCTGCACTGTTCGGGGTCGCGGTCTGGGTCGTGGTGGTGGCGGCGCTCCGGATGATGGCCAAGGCCGACCCGATGATGCGGCGCGTCTATGCCCGCCATGTCGGCTATCGGCCCTACTACCGCCCCACGTCGACGCCCTGGCGGCGATTCTGA
- a CDS encoding TrbC/VirB2 family protein: MSRERLCTLALAALALALVLAEPAFASGGGSLPWEGPLQQIQQSITGPVAGFIALAAVAVAGGMLIFGGELNDFARRLMYVVLVAGILLGATQIVALFGASGASIGDVASSRLIERAGEGGRG; the protein is encoded by the coding sequence ATGTCGCGTGAACGTCTGTGCACGCTTGCGCTCGCGGCACTGGCGCTCGCGCTGGTGCTTGCCGAGCCTGCCTTCGCCTCGGGCGGCGGCAGCCTGCCATGGGAAGGCCCGCTGCAGCAGATCCAGCAGTCGATCACCGGGCCGGTCGCCGGCTTCATCGCCTTGGCCGCGGTCGCCGTAGCCGGTGGCATGCTGATCTTCGGCGGCGAGCTCAACGATTTCGCGCGGCGCCTCATGTATGTCGTGCTGGTCGCAGGCATCCTTCTCGGAGCCACCCAGATCGTTGCGCTGTTCGGCGCGAGCGGTGCCTCGATCGGCGACGTCGCGTCCTCACGCTTGATCGAGCGGGCAGGGGAGGGCGGTCGTGGCTGA
- the trbG gene encoding P-type conjugative transfer protein TrbG — protein sequence MLLALSAVMAMGFVAAPAAAQGMSANEARGTNISGQWRGSRGLVTRGADGKVIFLYGEIQPSVVCSPLQVCDIELQAGEVVRDVLVGDTVRWKVEPATSGAVGGQAIHLIVKPAEPGLVTSMVVTTSRRTYHIQLKSHQSQYMARIGFEYPEDVSTRLSDINARLEASTIPGAGVPAEQLNFQYSVSGNAGWRPTRVYSDGQKTYIQFPRSMSGQDAPVLFVVSGGQDRIVNYRMKGNMMVVDYNVDRAVLVSGVGWNQDKITISRGG from the coding sequence ATGCTGCTCGCGCTGTCGGCCGTCATGGCGATGGGTTTCGTCGCAGCGCCGGCCGCCGCCCAGGGCATGAGTGCGAACGAGGCCCGCGGCACCAACATTTCCGGACAGTGGCGCGGTTCGCGCGGGCTGGTCACCAGAGGGGCGGACGGAAAGGTGATCTTCCTCTATGGCGAGATCCAGCCCTCGGTCGTGTGCTCGCCCCTGCAGGTCTGCGATATCGAGCTGCAGGCCGGCGAGGTGGTGCGTGATGTGCTCGTCGGCGACACGGTGCGCTGGAAGGTCGAGCCGGCGACGTCCGGAGCCGTGGGCGGTCAGGCGATCCATCTGATCGTCAAGCCGGCCGAGCCGGGGCTTGTCACCTCGATGGTGGTGACGACGTCGCGGCGCACCTACCACATCCAGCTCAAATCGCATCAGAGCCAGTACATGGCGCGCATCGGCTTCGAATATCCCGAGGACGTGTCGACCCGCCTTTCCGACATCAACGCGAGGCTCGAGGCAAGCACCATCCCGGGCGCCGGCGTGCCGGCCGAGCAGCTGAACTTCCAATACAGCGTCAGCGGCAATGCTGGCTGGCGGCCGACCCGCGTCTATTCGGATGGCCAGAAGACCTACATCCAGTTTCCGCGCTCGATGTCCGGACAGGACGCCCCGGTGCTCTTCGTCGTCTCCGGTGGCCAGGACCGCATCGTCAACTACCGCATGAAGGGGAACATGATGGTGGTCGACTACAACGTCGATCGCGCCGTGCTCGTCTCCGGCGTCGGCTGGAACCAGGACAAGATCACCATCAGCAGGGGAGGGTAG
- a CDS encoding conjugal transfer protein TrbF, with the protein MAASPPDNPYIAARQEWNERYGSYVKAAAAWRLVGITGMLMAVVGFSYALYQSTQVKLVPYIVEVDRLGTAVTAGFPQQIEYADPRVVRATLGTFVSNFRSVTPDAVVQKQYIDRTYALLRTSDPATEKINAWFRGNSPFEKARNATVAIEVNNVVPLSNQSYQIDWTEYERDRKGKETAVRRFRGIATVTLTPPQDEGVIRLNPIGLYLRDFEWTAQL; encoded by the coding sequence ATGGCCGCCAGTCCGCCCGACAATCCCTATATCGCCGCCCGCCAGGAATGGAACGAGCGCTATGGCTCCTATGTGAAGGCGGCGGCCGCGTGGCGTCTCGTCGGCATCACCGGCATGCTGATGGCCGTGGTCGGCTTCAGCTACGCGCTTTATCAGAGCACGCAGGTCAAGCTCGTTCCCTACATCGTCGAGGTCGACCGGCTCGGCACCGCGGTGACGGCCGGCTTTCCGCAGCAGATCGAATATGCTGACCCGCGCGTCGTGCGCGCGACGCTCGGCACCTTCGTCTCGAACTTCCGCAGCGTGACGCCCGACGCGGTGGTCCAGAAGCAATACATCGACCGCACCTACGCGCTGCTGCGCACCTCCGATCCGGCGACCGAGAAGATCAACGCCTGGTTCCGCGGCAATTCCCCCTTCGAGAAGGCGAGGAACGCGACGGTGGCGATCGAGGTCAACAACGTCGTGCCGCTCTCGAACCAGAGCTACCAGATCGACTGGACCGAATACGAGCGCGATCGGAAGGGCAAGGAGACCGCCGTGCGCCGCTTCCGCGGCATCGCGACCGTGACTCTGACCCCGCCGCAGGACGAGGGCGTCATCCGCCTCAACCCGATCGGTCTCTATCTGCGGGACTTCGAATGGACCGCCCAGCTGTGA
- the trbJ gene encoding P-type conjugative transfer protein TrbJ — MALVATMAHVSPALSGSATGGATEWTQLLNNGELVTMVSKSTEQINNQVTQITQLAEQIQNQLRIYENMLQNTAQLPNQIWGQVENDLNRLRSLAAQGQGIAFSMSNADDVLKQRFQSYADFKTNLPNGATFTSTYQNWSTTNRDTIAGTLKAAGLTAEQFSSEESTMSSLRTMSQSADGQMKALQVGHQIAAQQVAQFQKLRGLVSQQTTMMGTWLQSEQADKDLAQVRREQFFNATTPGVRGGQTMEPRW, encoded by the coding sequence ATGGCCCTCGTGGCGACGATGGCTCATGTCTCGCCAGCCCTCTCGGGATCGGCGACCGGCGGAGCCACCGAATGGACGCAGCTCCTGAACAACGGCGAGCTCGTGACGATGGTGAGTAAGTCAACCGAGCAGATCAACAATCAAGTCACCCAGATCACCCAACTCGCGGAGCAGATCCAGAACCAGCTCCGCATATACGAGAACATGTTGCAGAACACCGCCCAGCTGCCGAACCAGATCTGGGGGCAGGTGGAGAACGATCTCAACCGGCTGCGCAGCCTTGCCGCTCAAGGGCAGGGTATCGCCTTCTCGATGAGCAATGCCGATGACGTGTTGAAGCAGCGCTTCCAGAGCTATGCCGACTTCAAGACCAACCTCCCCAACGGAGCGACCTTCACCTCGACCTATCAGAACTGGTCGACGACCAACCGCGACACGATCGCCGGCACGCTGAAGGCGGCAGGCCTCACCGCCGAGCAGTTCTCCTCGGAAGAATCGACCATGAGCTCGCTGCGCACGATGTCGCAATCGGCCGACGGGCAGATGAAGGCGCTCCAGGTCGGCCACCAGATCGCCGCCCAGCAAGTCGCGCAATTCCAGAAGCTGCGCGGCCTCGTATCCCAGCAGACGACGATGATGGGGACCTGGCTCCAGTCCGAGCAGGCCGACAAGGATCTCGCGCAGGTCCGGCGTGAGCAGTTCTTCAACGCGACGACGCCAGGCGTCCGTGGCGGGCAGACGATGGAGCCGCGCTGGTGA
- the trbK gene encoding entry exclusion protein TrbK, whose protein sequence is MSRPAVMAALAAVLALVGLTVIWFAVAPQPDTAPPSAQEQRQRAEDFLGGDPNRPVRGGQEMKPRW, encoded by the coding sequence GTGAGCCGGCCGGCCGTCATGGCAGCGCTGGCGGCGGTCCTCGCGCTCGTCGGCCTCACGGTGATCTGGTTCGCCGTCGCGCCCCAGCCTGACACCGCGCCGCCCTCGGCACAGGAGCAGCGCCAGCGCGCCGAGGATTTCCTCGGTGGCGATCCCAATCGTCCGGTGCGCGGCGGCCAGGAGATGAAACCGAGATGGTAG